A single genomic interval of Nonomuraea rubra harbors:
- a CDS encoding HAMP domain-containing sensor histidine kinase codes for MAPLGLRARLLFTFALLCVVTAAAVAGGMYVQARNDILQRTQDAAVQSMRSRLETVFPLRNPEPGPAELGEIASAVTDRNVSAVALYFGERSPAGFDPMAISEELRRAVAGGQLVWQRIMWRGVPILIIGAPLLIVEPDDTTRLSGIEVYTARSLDPEQRSIDRLAAWAWSIGLVTLAFAVVLASVATRGVLRPVRELGRAARLLGQGDLRARTAVHGSDELAEVARTFNDTAAELERHVKQLRAMEADARRFVADVSHELRTPLAALAAVADVLDEEAAGLPEHAGRAARLVSQETLNLTELVNDLIEISRFDSGVAALALNEIDVAELVRATLRARGWTESVRAELPSGVTARLDPRRVDVILANLVGNALRHGEPPVSVRLSADPHWITLEVRDHGPGLDEAVLPHVFDRFYKASAARARSEGSGLGLAIARENARLHQGDLTVTNAPDGGALFTLRLPRRADDPEGGAE; via the coding sequence GTGGCACCTCTGGGGCTGCGTGCCCGGCTGCTGTTCACCTTCGCGCTGCTGTGCGTCGTCACCGCGGCGGCGGTGGCCGGCGGGATGTACGTCCAGGCCCGAAACGACATCCTGCAGCGGACCCAGGACGCCGCGGTCCAGTCGATGAGGAGCCGCCTGGAGACGGTCTTCCCGCTGCGGAACCCGGAGCCGGGCCCGGCCGAACTCGGCGAGATCGCCAGTGCCGTGACCGATCGGAACGTCTCCGCCGTCGCCCTCTACTTCGGGGAGCGCTCGCCGGCCGGCTTCGATCCCATGGCGATCTCGGAGGAGCTGCGGCGGGCGGTGGCCGGGGGCCAGCTCGTGTGGCAGCGCATCATGTGGCGGGGCGTCCCCATCCTCATCATCGGCGCGCCGTTGCTGATCGTCGAGCCGGACGACACGACGCGGTTGTCCGGCATCGAGGTCTACACCGCGCGCAGCCTGGATCCCGAACAGCGCAGCATCGACCGGCTCGCCGCATGGGCCTGGTCCATCGGCCTGGTGACCCTGGCGTTCGCGGTCGTCCTCGCGTCGGTGGCGACCCGCGGCGTGCTGCGCCCGGTGCGCGAGCTCGGCCGGGCCGCGCGCCTGCTGGGCCAGGGCGACCTGCGGGCCAGGACCGCGGTCCACGGCTCCGACGAGCTGGCCGAGGTGGCGCGCACGTTCAACGACACCGCCGCGGAGCTGGAGCGGCACGTCAAGCAGCTGCGCGCGATGGAGGCCGACGCCCGCCGGTTCGTCGCCGACGTGTCGCACGAGCTGCGCACCCCGCTGGCCGCGCTGGCCGCGGTCGCCGACGTCCTCGACGAGGAGGCGGCCGGGCTGCCCGAGCACGCCGGCAGAGCCGCCAGGCTGGTCAGCCAGGAGACGCTCAACCTCACCGAGCTGGTGAACGACCTCATCGAGATCAGCAGGTTCGACTCCGGCGTCGCCGCCCTCGCGCTGAACGAGATCGACGTGGCCGAGCTGGTACGCGCCACCCTGCGGGCCCGGGGCTGGACGGAATCGGTGCGGGCCGAGCTGCCGTCCGGGGTGACGGCCCGGCTCGACCCGCGCCGGGTGGACGTCATCCTGGCGAACCTGGTCGGCAACGCCCTGCGGCATGGCGAGCCACCGGTGTCGGTGCGGCTGTCCGCCGACCCGCACTGGATCACCCTCGAGGTCCGCGACCACGGGCCCGGGCTGGACGAAGCGGTGCTGCCGCACGTGTTCGACCGCTTCTACAAGGCCAGCGCCGCCAGGGCCAGGTCCGAGGGCAGCGGCCTGGGCCTGGCCATCGCGAGGGAGAACGCGCGCCTGCACCAGGGCGACCTCACCGTCACCAACGCCCCGGACGGCGGCGCCCTCTTCACGCTGCGCCTGCCACGCCGGGCGGACGATCCGGAGGGAGGCGCCGAGTGA
- a CDS encoding ferredoxin: protein MKVRIDSERCQGHGRCYDLAPDLFGEDDEGYGTVLGSGEVAAGQEPEARLAAANCPERAIDAENGAAR, encoded by the coding sequence ATGAAGGTACGGATCGACTCCGAGCGATGCCAAGGGCACGGCCGCTGCTACGACCTTGCCCCTGACCTGTTCGGCGAGGACGACGAAGGTTACGGCACGGTGCTCGGCAGCGGCGAGGTGGCCGCGGGCCAGGAGCCGGAGGCGCGGCTGGCGGCGGCCAACTGCCCCGAGCGGGCGATCGACGCGGAGAACGGAGCCGCCCGATGA
- a CDS encoding cytochrome P450 yields MSVDDRFGPDLEEARKNRPLPTISEIVTDPVSDWAGDFSHVDPVWAADPYPIQDDLRQRCPIAHTERFGGVWLPTRYEDVVAVAYDTERFSSRGIIVSNVRPPAELAPMGSVPPISSDPPFHHDARKLLLPAFTKSAVRKQEEATRAYCHELIDAFEGRDLVDGAHEYAQHIPVRVIANLLGLPPEDGPLFRRFIETSLESVNRPPEERADGFAELADYLLAQIRDHVDHPRDDLITYLVDAELYGHKLSPDHVLGTIILLLIAGIDTTWSAIGASLWHLARTPRDRERLVAEPGLLPAAMEELLRAYAPVTMARLVKQDMRWNGVDMKAEDWVLLSFPAANRDPAQFERADEVVIDREVNRHAAFGLGIHRCVGSHLARMELRVALEVWLERVPVFSLADPSAVTWAASQVRGPRTLPLRIG; encoded by the coding sequence ATGAGCGTGGACGACCGCTTCGGCCCCGACCTCGAAGAGGCGCGCAAGAACCGCCCGCTGCCCACGATCAGCGAGATCGTCACCGACCCGGTCTCCGACTGGGCCGGCGACTTCTCCCACGTCGATCCGGTCTGGGCGGCCGATCCGTACCCGATCCAGGACGACCTGCGGCAGCGCTGCCCGATCGCGCACACCGAGCGGTTCGGCGGGGTGTGGCTGCCGACGCGGTACGAGGACGTGGTGGCGGTGGCCTACGACACCGAGCGGTTCTCCTCGCGGGGGATCATCGTGAGCAACGTCCGGCCGCCGGCCGAGCTGGCCCCGATGGGCAGCGTGCCGCCGATCTCGTCCGATCCGCCGTTCCACCACGACGCGCGCAAGCTGCTGCTGCCCGCGTTCACCAAGAGCGCGGTGCGCAAGCAGGAGGAGGCGACGCGGGCGTACTGCCACGAGCTGATCGACGCGTTCGAGGGCCGGGACCTGGTGGACGGCGCGCACGAGTACGCCCAGCACATCCCGGTGCGGGTGATCGCCAACCTGCTCGGCCTGCCGCCCGAGGACGGGCCGCTGTTCCGGCGGTTCATCGAGACCTCGCTCGAGAGCGTGAACAGGCCGCCCGAGGAGCGGGCCGACGGGTTCGCCGAGCTGGCGGACTACCTGCTCGCCCAGATCCGCGACCACGTCGACCACCCGCGCGACGACCTGATCACGTACCTGGTAGACGCCGAGCTCTACGGGCACAAGCTCAGCCCCGACCACGTGCTCGGCACGATCATCCTGCTGCTCATCGCGGGCATCGACACCACGTGGAGCGCGATCGGCGCGTCGTTGTGGCACCTGGCCCGGACGCCGCGCGACCGGGAGCGGCTGGTGGCCGAGCCGGGCCTGCTGCCGGCGGCGATGGAGGAGCTGCTGCGGGCGTACGCGCCGGTCACGATGGCGCGGCTGGTCAAGCAGGACATGCGGTGGAACGGCGTGGACATGAAGGCCGAGGACTGGGTGCTGCTGTCCTTCCCGGCGGCGAACCGGGATCCGGCGCAGTTCGAGCGGGCCGACGAGGTGGTCATCGACCGGGAGGTCAACCGGCACGCCGCGTTCGGGCTGGGCATCCACCGGTGCGTGGGCTCGCACCTGGCGCGCATGGAGCTGCGGGTGGCGCTGGAGGTGTGGCTGGAGCGGGTTCCGGTGTTCTCGCTGGCGGATCCGTCGGCGGTGACGTGGGCGGCCAGCCAGGTGCGCGGGCCGCGGACGCTGCCTCTGCGCATCGGCTGA
- a CDS encoding aldehyde dehydrogenase family protein, whose product MPQRIYVDGEWVQASGGAAIQVVNPATEQPFDEVPRSGPKDVARAVEAAAAALPAWSARPVTERAGLCAAVAAALGERADELTETIVNELGMPIKLTRAIQVGSPIRTFMSMPEVAAGVAFEEELGSSVVHRDPVGVVGAITPWNYPLHQIAAKVAPALTAGCTVVLKPSEVTPLDAFVLAEVMHEVGIPAGVFNVVSGTGPEAGEALAAHPLVDMVSFTGSTRAGRRVAELAAAGVKRTALELGGKSANVLLDDLDDAAFEDAVRKGVAACYLNSGQTCSALTRLLVPRERLQDAERLAADEAVTYTPGDPRDPATRLGPLVSAVQRERVREHLRSAAGDGATILTGGPAAPDGLERGYYVRPTVITGVAPESRIAQEEIFGPVLVILPYDGEDEAVRIANGTAYGLAAGVRAADQERARRVARRLRAGQIRINDGAHNGLAPFGGFKQSGYGREYGRFGLEEFLTTTSVQL is encoded by the coding sequence ATGCCACAGCGGATCTATGTCGATGGTGAGTGGGTGCAGGCGAGCGGCGGCGCCGCGATACAGGTGGTGAACCCCGCCACCGAGCAGCCCTTCGACGAGGTGCCGCGCAGCGGCCCCAAGGACGTGGCGCGCGCTGTGGAGGCGGCCGCCGCCGCGCTGCCCGCCTGGTCGGCCAGGCCCGTCACCGAGCGCGCGGGGCTCTGCGCCGCCGTGGCCGCCGCGCTCGGGGAGCGGGCCGACGAGCTGACCGAGACGATCGTGAACGAGCTCGGCATGCCGATCAAGCTGACCCGGGCCATCCAGGTCGGCTCGCCGATCAGGACGTTCATGTCGATGCCCGAGGTCGCCGCGGGCGTCGCGTTCGAGGAGGAGCTGGGCTCCTCGGTCGTCCACCGGGACCCGGTCGGCGTCGTCGGCGCGATCACCCCGTGGAACTACCCGCTGCACCAGATCGCCGCCAAGGTCGCTCCGGCGCTGACCGCCGGCTGCACGGTGGTGCTCAAGCCCAGCGAGGTGACGCCGCTCGACGCGTTCGTGCTGGCCGAGGTGATGCACGAGGTCGGGATCCCGGCCGGGGTGTTCAACGTGGTCTCGGGCACCGGGCCGGAGGCGGGGGAGGCGCTGGCCGCGCACCCGCTGGTGGACATGGTGTCGTTCACCGGCTCCACCCGCGCCGGGCGGCGGGTGGCCGAGCTGGCCGCCGCCGGGGTCAAGCGCACCGCGCTGGAGCTGGGCGGCAAGTCCGCGAACGTGCTGCTCGACGACCTCGACGACGCCGCGTTCGAGGACGCCGTACGCAAGGGCGTGGCGGCCTGCTACCTCAACTCCGGCCAGACCTGCTCGGCGCTGACCAGGCTGCTGGTGCCGCGCGAGCGACTCCAGGACGCCGAACGGCTCGCGGCCGACGAGGCGGTCACGTACACGCCGGGCGACCCGCGCGACCCGGCCACCCGGCTCGGCCCGCTGGTCTCGGCCGTGCAGCGGGAGCGCGTACGCGAGCACCTGCGCTCGGCGGCCGGGGACGGCGCGACGATCCTCACCGGCGGTCCCGCCGCGCCCGACGGGCTGGAGCGCGGCTACTACGTGCGGCCCACCGTGATCACCGGCGTGGCGCCCGAGTCGCGGATCGCCCAGGAGGAGATCTTCGGCCCGGTCCTGGTCATCCTCCCGTACGACGGGGAGGACGAGGCCGTCCGCATCGCCAACGGCACCGCGTACGGGCTGGCGGCCGGCGTGCGCGCCGCGGACCAGGAGCGCGCCCGCAGGGTGGCCAGGAGGCTGCGTGCCGGGCAGATCCGGATCAACGACGGCGCCCACAACGGCCTGGCGCCGTTCGGCGGCTTCAAGCAGTCCGGATACGGCCGCGAGTACGGCCGCTTCGGCCTGGAGGAGTTCCTCACCACCACGTCCGTCCAGCTCTGA